CAATCTGCGCCTGGACAACGTGATCACCGCCGTAGAGGCGGCATTACTCGACCTGCTCGGCCAGCATCTCGACGTGCCGGTGGCCGAACTGCTCGGCAGCGGCCAGCAACGCGATAGCGTGCCGATGCTCGCCTACCTCTTCTATATAGGTGAGCGCCAGCGCACCGACCTGCCCTACCTCGCCGGCAAAGGCCCGACGGACGACTGGTATCACCTGCGCCATCAGGCCGCGCTGACGCCGGAGGCCATTGCCCGTCTGGCCGAGGCGGCGCATGCGCGCTACGGCTTCAATGACTTCAAGCTCAAGGGCGGCGTAATGCGCGGCGCCGAGGAAATGGACGCCATCCGCGCGATCAAGGCGCGCTTCCCCGATGCCCGCGTCACCCTGGACCCCAATGGCGCCTGGTCGCTGGACGAAGCCATCGCCCTGTGCCAGGGCCAGAACCATGTGCTGAGCTATGCCGAAGACCCCTGCGGCCCGGAAAATGGCTATTCCGGTCGCGAGGTGATGGCCGAGTTCAAGCGCGCAACCGGCATTCCCACGGCCACCAACATGGTCGCTACCGACTGGCGCCAGATGGGCCATTCGCTGCGCCTGGAGGCCGTCGACATCCCGCTGGCCGACCCGCACTTCTGGACCATGCAGGGCGCCGTGCGCCTCGGTCAGGTGTGCGAGGAGTTCGGCCTGACCTGGGGTTCGCACTCGAACAACCACTTCGATATTTCCCTGGCCATGTTCACCCATGCCGCAGCCGCCGTACCTGGCCGCGTCACCGCCATCGATACCCACTGGATCTGGCAGGAAGGCGAAGAACGCCTGACCCGCGAACCGCTGCAGATCATCGGTGGTCAGGTGCGGGTATCGGACAAGCCTGGCCTCGGTATCGAGCCGGACATGGAGCGGATCATGGCCGCCCACGAGCTTTACAAGAAGGTGGCCAAGGGCGCGCGCGACGACGCCATGGCCATGCAGTACCTGGTCCCGGGTTGGCAATACGACCCGAAACGCCCCAGCCTCGGTCGCGACTGACTCGCGCGGCTTCTATCCCAACCCGGAGTATTCCAATGAAAAAAACATTCCGCGCCTCCCTCCTTTCTGCCCTGGTCGGAATGGGTGCCCTGATCACCCACTCCGCCACCTTCGCCGATGAGGTCAAGTGGCCGACTCGTCCGATCCAGGTGGTGGTGATCGCCAACCCAGGTGGCGATACCGACTTCAACGCCCGCATGATGGCCAAGTACTTCAACGAGATCACCGGCAAGACCATGGTGGTGACCAACGTCGCTGGCGGCGGTGGCACCCTGGCGGCCGAACAGGTCAAGGGCGCGGCGGCGGACGGCAACACCATCCTCTTCACCCACCCGGGTCAGCTGATCGTCAACGAAGTTGCCGGTCTGACCGAAGACAGCTTCGAAACCTTCGATGTCGCCTGCATTGCCGGCGTCGACAAGAGTGCGGTGTTCGTCGCTTCCAAGCAGTCGGGCGTGACCAGCATGCAGGACCTGGTCGAGAAGTCCAAAGCCAACCCGCGCAGCATCACCTATGGCACCGAGATGGGCAGCTTCTCCCACATCCAGGGCCTGATGCTGGAAAAACTCACCGGCGTCAAGCTGAAGATGGTCGACGGTGGCACCGTAGCCGACCGCGTTGTCGGCATGCTGGGCGGCCGCCTCGATCTGGGCGCCATCACCTACGGTTCGGTACAGGACTACGTGCAGGGCGGTCAGATGGTCGCACTGGGCCAGCCCAACGCCGAGCGCAACGTCATGCTGGGTGACGTCCCGACGCTCAAGGAACAGGGCCTCGACATCACCATGGACAAGCCCTACGTAGTGGCTTTCCCGAAAGGCACCGACCCGGCGATCGTCAAGAAGATGTCCGACATCATGAAGCAGATCACCGAGAAGCCGGCTTACGCCGAAGATCTGAAGAAGTTCAAGCAACCGGTCGCCTTCTTCGCCACCGAAGAGGCCAGACAGATTCTGGCCAAGACCCGCGAAGACTTCATGCAGTTCAAGGATGAGCTGCGCAAGGCCAAGTAAAGCCACAACGCAACGCCGGCCCGAGCGACCGGGGCCGGCGCTGCACCTCAGAACCGAGGTATGCAATGAACACCCCGAACAAGAAAGAACTGATCACCGGCATTGCCATGCTCGGTGCCAGCCTTGCCTATCTGCTACTGGCGCAGCAGATCCCCGGCCATGACGGTATCGACGCGGCCACGGTGCCTAAACTGCTGGCCGGCTTCCTGACCCTGCTCGGTCTGATGCAGCTGGCCAGCGCATTCGCCAAACCCAGGACCGCCACCGAAGCCGCCAGCGACTTGCCCACTGAGGCCGAAGAGCCTGCAACGGAGATCGTCGAACCCAAGACCGTGATCAAGACCCTTGGTCTGATCCTCGGCTACATGGCCCTGCTCGGCCCTGTGGGCTTTCCGATCATGACCGTGGTTTACCTGTATCTGCAGTTCCTCGTGCTGACCCCGGTAAACCAGAAAGCCAGACACCTGACCTATCTGCTGATCGCCGTTATCTGCTCTGCACTCATCTTCCTGCTGTTCCGCGAGGCCTTCGATCTGATGCTGCCCGCTGGTCTGCTGAACAACTTCATCTGAGGATCGACCATGCTCGAATTACTGCAGCAAGGCTTCGGTGCCGTCTTTTCACTGAACATCATGATGCTGATGACAGTCGGCGTGGCCATGGGGATCGTTTTCGGCGCTGTGCCCGGGCTGTCGGCTACCATGGCCGTGGCGCTGTGCCTGCCGCTGACCTTCACCATGGGCCCGCAGGCCGGCCTGTCGCTGCTGGTCGCACTGTTCATCGGCGCCACTTCCGGGGGCCTGATCTCGGCCATCCTGCTGAAGATTCCGGGAACCCCATCATCTATCGCCACGGTGTTCGACGGCGGCCCGCTGATGGAACAGGGCCACGGCGTCAAGGCGCTGGGCATCGGCATCGTGTTTTCCTTTCTGGGCACCATCTTCAGCATCGTCGCGCTGATGCTCATCGCACCGCAGCTGGCCAAGGTGGCCCTGAGCTTCGGCCCACATGAATACTTCGCCATTGCCATATTCTCCCTGACCCTGATTGCCACGCTCTCAGCCGGCTCCATGGTCAAGGGGCTGTTCGCCGGTGCACTGGGCATCGCCATATCCACCATCGGCATCGCTCCGGTCGAGGCAGTGCGCCGCTTCACCTTCGGCGTCAATGAACTCAACGGCGGCTTCTCCATGCTGACCGTGATGATCGGCATGTTCGCCGTGGCGGAGATCATCAAGCTCGCCGAAACCGGCCGCCATGCCGTGCAGGGCACGGCCAGGTCGGTAAGCATGAAGAACATCAAAGGCTTCGGCTTTTCCCTCAGGGAATTCCGCGAGCAGTTGCCGAACGCCGGTCGCTCCGGCCTGATCGGCCTGGGTATCGGCATCCTGCCGGGCATCGGTGCGGGCACCTCGAACCTGGTTTCCTACATCATCGCCAAGAAGCGCGCGAAAGACGGGCACACCTACGGCAAGGGCAACATCGGCGGCGTGGTCGCCAGCGAGACGGCCAACAATGCCGGTATCGGCGGCGCCATGATGCCGCTGATGACCCTGGGCATTCCCGGCGATACCGTCACCGCGATCATGCTCGGCGGCTTCCTGATCCACGGTATCCAGCCCGGTCCGCTGCTGTTCATCAGCCAGGGTCCGCTGGTGTACACCATCTTCGCCGCGCTGATCGTCGCTACGGTGATGATGCTGTTCATGGAGTTCTACGGCCTGCGCCTGTTCATCAAGCTGCTCGACGTGCCCAAGCACATCCTCCTGCCGATCATCCTGGTGCTTTGCGTGGTCGGGGCCTTCGGCCTCTCCAGCCGCCTGTTCGACGTCTGGTCGATCCTGCTGTTCGGCCTGCTCGGCTACGCCTTCGTCAAGGCCGGCATGCCGGCGGCGCCGTTCATCATCGGCTTCATTCTCGGGCCAATGGCGGAAACCAACCTGCGTCGCGGGCTGATGCTGTCGGACGGCAGTTTCGCCGACTTCTTCACCAACCCCATCGCCGGCACCTTCCTCGGCCTGGCACTGCTGTTCGTGCTCTGGCAGGTGTTCAGCGCGCTGCGCCCCAAACCCAGCGCGATCAACGAAATCCTGCGAACCTGATCCACTCGACAGCCCCCTCTGCTCAGGGGGCTTTTTTTCGCACCTCTGGCTTCGTACGCAATCCAGTCTTCCGTTTGCCAGGAACTGCGGCAGATGATGGGCGCTGGCATTGATCTAGGTCCAATCCAATCATTCACTTGATTGATACGCGGAATGAATCAATGTTCGATCTGGCACAACTACGCTGTTTCACCACCCTGGCCGCCGAGCTGAACTTCCGCCGCGCCGCCGAGCGCCTGCACATGACCCAGCCGCCGCTGAGCCGGCAGATTCAGCTGCTCGAACACCAACTGGGCGTCTCGCTGTTCACTCGTAGCACCCGCTCGGTTGCCCTGACGGCAGCTGGCCGCGCCTTCTTCGTCGAAGCCCAGGCACTGCTCGACCAGGCCCACCGTGCTGCGCAAAGTGCGCGCCTGGCCGCCATTGGCGAGAGCGGCTCGCTGAACATCAGTTTCGTCGCCAGCGCGGTATACGACGTACTGCCCCGGGCGATCACCAGCGCCAGGCGGGAACGCCCCGGCGTGGATATCGCCCTGCTGGAAATGACCACCTTCGAACAAGTTCAGGCACTGCGATCCCGACGCGTGGATCTGGCCATCGTGCGCGCGCCACTGCAGCAATCCGGCCTGGTCAGCGAATGCCTGCTGCGTGAGCCATTCGTGCTGGCCGCCCCCGCCGGGCATCCGCTTGCGCAACACCAACGGCCAACCCTGGAGATGCTCCATGGTCAGCCATTTCTTCTCTATGCACATACCGCCTGGCAGCCCTTCAACGAACTGCATACCGGTCTGTTCCGCGCCAGCGGCATTCAGCCGGACTTCGTCCAGGCGCTGGGCTCGACCCTGACCATACTGGCGCTGGTCAACGCCGGCATGGGGCTGGCGCTGGTGCCACGTACTGCCAGCGCCATTCACTTCGGGCAGGTGCGCTTCCGTGAGCTGCCGCTGCCCAAAGGTGTGTGCGGCGAGCTGCACCTGGTCTGGCGCGACGACAACGACAACCCCGCATTGCCAGCGGTGATCGAAGCCGTGCGCCAGGCCGCTCGCGACATCTATCCGCAAAGCTGAAGATCAGGCGCGCTTGCCAACCTGCGCCTGCTGCACCGTCCAACCAGCCACCTGCTCGCTGAGGCTCAGGCCCAGGCCCGGACGGGTCGGTACCAGCATGCGTCCGTCGCGAATTTCGAGACGCTCGTTGAACAGCGGTTCCAGCCATTCGAAGTGCTCGACCCACGGCTCGCGCGCATGGCTGGCGGCCAGATGCACATGCAGTTCCATGGCGAAATGCGGCGCCAGGGTCATGCCGGCCTGCTCGGCCAGGGTCTGCACGCGCAGATAAGGCGTGATGCCGCCGACCCGCGGCGCATCGGGCATGAGAAAATCGGCAGCGCGCTGGCGGATGAATTCCCAATGCTCGGCCGGGCTGGTGAGCATCTCGCCGGTGGCAATCGGCGTATCGAACAGGCGCACCAGCTCGGCGTGACCTTCGGCGTCGTAGCAGTCCAGCGGCTCCTCGATCCAGACCAGATCGAAGGGCTCCAGGCGGCGGCACATGCGCCGCGCAGTCGGACGATCCCATTGTTGGTTGGCATCGACCATCAGCGGGAAGCTCTCACCCAGATGCTCACGCACCGTGCCGACGCGGTGAATGTCCAGCGCCCAGTCGGGCTGACCGACCTTGAGCTTGATACCGCCGATACCCTTCTCGCGGGAGATATCGGTGTTCTTCAGCAATTGGTCGAGCGGCGTGTGCAGAAAGCCGCCGGAGGTGTTATAACAACGCACCGAGTCGCGATGACTGCCGAGCAGACGCGCCAGGGAAAGGCCGCTGCGACGCGCCTTGAGATCCCACAGGGCAACATCGAAAGCGCCGATGGCCTGGGTCGCCAGACCGCTGCGGCCGACCGAGGCGCCAGCCCAGCACAGCTTGTCCCAGAGTCTGGCGATATCGCTGGGGTTCTCGCCGATCAGGTTCGGTGCCACTTCCAGAGCATGGGCGAACTGACCTGGACCGCCCGCGCGCTTGGAATAGCTGAAACCCAGGCCGCGATGGCCATCGCGCGTCTCGATCTCGGCGATCAGGATGGCGATCTCGGTCATCGGCTTCTGCCGGCCGGTCAGCACCTTGGCGTCGCTGATCGGATTGGCCAGCGGCAGGGCTACCGAGCGCAGGCTCAGCCAGGCAATGCGGTCGTCGTCGGCGGATGGGGTGGCGCTATCGGTCATGACTGACTCCTCGTCGTGAAACTCGGCACCCCGCAGGGCTGCCGAAAAATGGGCAACCCGAGTCAGATTACGATGATTGCGCAATCATTCAAGCATTGAGACCAACGAGATCGATGCCCGCGCAGGCGCACCGCCAACAGCCGCCGAGCGGCTTGTCTACTGGCTCGCGAGGCGCACCGGCGAAACGGCAGGAGAGGCTCCCGCAGGGCCCCGGGGCAAAGGCGAACGAGACGCTTTGACAGCGGCCACAACTGCAACTAAGGTGCCTCTCTTGCCTATTCCCAGGCTCTTCCCCGCTTGCCAAGGAAACGGAATATGTTGCTCCGTCGCATGCTCATCATGCTCGGCGTGGTACTCGTCGTGGTGCTCGCCCTCGCCGCCTACAAAGGCTTCTCCATCTACCAGCAGATCCAGATGTTCTCGGCGCCGCAGCCGGCCATCAGCGTGTCCGCCGCCCGCGCGGAGGAACAGCCGTGGCAGGGACGTCTGCCGGCCATCGGTACGCTCAAGGCATTCCAGGGCGTGGACCTGGCTGCAGAGGTGGACGGCATCGTCCGCGAGGTGATGTTCGAGTCGGGGCAGAAGGTCGCCCAGGGCCAGCCGCTGATCCAGCTCGACAGCGAAGTGGAACGCGCCAGCCTGGCCACCGCCGAAGCCGAGCGCAGCCTGGCCCAGGTCGAGTTCGAGCGCGGGCGCAGCCTGGTGAGTCGGCAGAACATCTCCAAGAGCGAGTTCGACCGCCTGTCCTCGACCCTGCAGAAGGCCACCGCCAGCGTCGCGCAGTTCAAGGCGCAGCTGGAGAAGAAGCGCATCAGCGCACCGTTCGCCGGCACCATCGGCATTCGTCAGGTCGATACCGGCGACTACCTCTCGCCGGGTGCCACCATCGCCACCCTGCAGGATCTGTCGCGCCTGCACGTCGACTTCTTCCTGCCCGAGCAGCGCGCGCCACAGCTGCAGGTCGGCCAACCGGTTCGCCTGAACGTCGCCGCCTATCCGGGCGAGCAGTTCGAAGGCCAAATCGCCGCGATCAATCCCAAGGTGGAGAACGAAACCCGCAACCTGCAGGTTCGCGCCACCCTGAGCAACCCGGACGAGAAACTGCTGCCGGGCATGTTCGCCAACCTGGAAGTGCTGCTGCCGGATGACCAGCCGCAGATCGTCGTGCCGGAAACCGCCATCACCTACACCCTCTATGGCAACTCGGTGTACGTGGTGAAGGAAAAACAGGACGACGACGGCAAGGTGGTCAAGGACGCAGACGGCAATGCCCATCTGATCGTCGAGCGGCGCTTCGTCGAGACCGGCGAGCGGCGTGCCGGCCGTGTGGTGATTCTCAAGGGCCTGCAGGCCGGCGAGCAGGTGGTCACCTCCGGCCAGCTCAAGCTGGACAACGGCTCCCACGTCGCCATCGTCGACGATCCGGCACTGCAGCTGGAAACTGGCGAACCGGCCGCAACCGAGCAGTAAGGTTCGCCTCCAGTCGTAATGCTGTTCAACCAAGCGTCGACCAGCGCGATTGATCCCCTCGCCCCTCAGGGGGGAGGGATTGGGGAGAGGACATAACGGGCCATACCGACTCTCTCTCCCTGCCCTTCTCCCATAGATGAGAGAGGGGCGAAAAACGCGCGCAACTGCTGATAGACAGGCCGCCGCAGGGCGGCCAAGGAAATATCCATGGCTTTTACCGATCCTTTCATCCGCCGCCCGGTGCTGGCCACCGTGGTCAGCCTGCTGATCGTCCTGCTTGGTTTCCAGGCGTTCAGCAAGCTGGTCATCCGCCAGTACCCGCAGATGGAAAACGCCCTGATCACGGTGACCACCGCCTATCCCGGTGCCAACGCCGAAACAATCCAGGGCTACATCACCCAGCCGCTGCAACAGAGCCTGGCCAGCGCAGAAGGCATCGACTACATGACCTCGTCGAGCCAGCAGAACCTGTCGACCATCTCCATCTACGCGCGCATCGGTGCCAACAGCGACCGCCTGTTCACCGAGCTGCTGGCCAAGGCCAACGAGGTGAAGAACCAGCTGCCGCAGGACGCCGAAGATCCGGTGCTATCCAAGGAAGCGGCCGACGCCTCGGCGCTGATGTACGTCAGCTTCTACAGCGACGAGCTGTCCAACCCGCAGATCACCGACTACCTGTCACGCGTCATCCAGCCCAAGCTGGCCACCCTGCCCGGCATGGCCGAAGCGCAGATTCTCGGCAACCAGGTGTTCGCCATGCGTCTGTGGCTGGACCCGGTGAAGATGGCCGCCTACGGCGTCACCGCCGGCGATCTCAACAGCGCCGTGCGCAAGTACAACTTCCTCTCCGCCGCCGGCGAGGTGAAGGGCCAGTACGTGGTTACCAGCATCAATGCCAGCACCGACCTGAAATCGGTCGATGCCTTCGGCGCGATTCCGGTGAAGACCGTCGGTGACACCCGCGTGCTGGTGCGTGACATCGCCCGCGTGGAAATGGGCGCAGCCAACTACGACTCGATCAGCTCCTTTGACGGTATTCCCTCGGTATATATCGCCATCAAGGGCACGCCGAGCGCCAACCCGCTGGACGTGATCAAGGAGGTGCGCAATGCCCTGCCGGAGCTGGAGGCGCAACTGCCGCCAAACCTCAAGGTGGCCATCGCCTACGACGCCACCCTGTTCATCCAGGCGTCCATCGACGAAGTGGTCAAGACCCTGGCCGAAGCGGTGCTGATCGTCATCGTCGTGGTCTTCCTGTTCCTCGGCGCCTTCCGCTCGGTGCTGATCCCGGTGATCACCATCCCGCTGTCGATGATCGGCGTGCTGTTCTTCATGCAGCTGATGGGCTACTCCATCAACCTGCTGACCCTGCTGGCCATGGTGCTGGCCATCGGCCTGGTGGTGGATGATGCCATCGTCGTGGTGGAGAACATCCACCGCCATATCGAAGAAGGCAAGACGCCGTTCGATGCCGCCATCGAGGGCGCACGCGAGATCGCCGTACCGGTGATTTCGATGACCATCACCCTCGCCGCGGTCTATGCACCCATCGGCTTCCTCGAAGGCCTGACCGGTGCGCTGTTCAAGGAGTTCGCCCTGACCCTGGCCGGCGCGGTGATCATCTCCGGCATCGTCGCCCTGACCCTGTCGCCGATGATGTGCGCCAAGCTGCTGCGCCACGAGGAAAACCCCTCGGGCCTGGCCCATCGCCTGGACATGATCTTCGATCGGCTCAAGCAGCGTTATCAGAAGATGCTCCACGGCACGCTCAACACCCGGCCGGTGGTGGTGGTGTTCGCCGTGATCATCATGGCGCTGATCCCGGTACTGCTTTCCTTCACCCAGAGCGAACTGGCGCCCGAGGAGGACCAGGGCGTGGTGTTCCTCTTCGCCAACGCGCCGCAGCCGACCAACCTCGACTACGTCAATGCCTACACCGACCAGTTCGTGGAGGTTTTCAAGAGCTTCCCCGAGTACTACTCGTCGTTCCAGATCAACGGCTTCGACGGCGTGCAGTCGGGCATTGGCGGCTTCCTGCTGACGCCCTGGAACGAACGCGACCGCTCACAGATGGAAATCCTTCCGGAGGTTCAGGCCAGGCTCAACCACATCCCCGGCCTGCAGATCTTCGGCTTCAACCTGCCGTCGCTGCCGGGTACCGGCGAGGGTCTGCCCTTCCAGTTCGTGATCAACACGCCGAACGACTACGAGTCGTTGCTGCAGGTGGCCGAGCGGGTCAAGGCACGCGCACAGGAGTCGGGCAAGTTCGCATTCCTCAACATCGACCTGGCCTTCGACAAGCCGGAAATCGTCGTCGACATCGACCGCGAGAAGGCTGCGCAAATGGGCGTGTCCATGGAAGATCTGGGCTCCACTCTGGCCAGCCTGCTTGGCGAGGGCGAAATCAACCGCTTCACCATCGACGGCCGCAGCTACAAGGTGATCGCCCAGGTCGAGCGCGCCTACCGTGAGAACCCAAGCTGGCTGGACAACTACTACGTGCGCAGCGAAAGCGGCAGCATGGTGCCGCTGGGTACGCTGATCAGCCTCAGCGACCGGGCGCGGCCAACCAAGCTCAAGCAGTTCCAGCAGCTCAACTCGGCGATCATCGAAGGCGTGGCCATCGTCAGCCAGGGTGAGGCCATCGACACCATCACCGCCATCGCCCGCGAGGAAGCGCCGCGCGGCTACAGCTTCGACTATGCCGGCGCTTCGCGGCAGTACATCCAGGAGGGCAGCGCACTGTTCGTCACCTTCGCCCTGGCCCTGGCGATCATCTTCCTGGTGCTGGCCGCGCAGTTCGAAAGCTTCCGCGACCCGCTGGTGATTCTGGTAACCGTACCGCTGTCGATCTGCGGCGCGCTGATTCCGATCTTCCTCGGTTTCTCGACCATGAACATCTACACCCAGGTGGGCCTGGTGACGCTGATCGGCCTGATCAGCAAGCACGGCATCCTTATCGTCGAATTCGCCAACCAGTTGCGCCGTGAGGGCCTGCCGCTGCGCGAGGCCATCGAGGAAGCGGCCGCCATTCGCCTGCGCCCGGTACTGATGACCACTGCGGCGATGGTGTTCGGCATGGTGCCGCTGATCTTCGCCAGCGGCGCCGGCGCGGTGAGCCGCTTCGACATCGGCCTGGTGATCGCCACCGGCATGAGCGTCGGTACGCTGTTCACCCTGTTTGTCCTGCCGTGCGTCTACAGTCTGCTGGCCAAGCCGGATGCCGAGCCGCTGGCGCAGGCCGTGCCCGCTCACTGACCTGAACACAGCTCCGTGTGCACCGCGGCTCCGATTAGCGCAAGCGGTGCGCACCGTTCAGGCAACCCGTAGCCCCGCCCTGCCCCTTCAGGTAAACGACAGAAGGTAGGCATTGACCCTTGCCATTTATGTAATAAGAATTATTCTCAGTTATGCAATGACGGCCAAGGAGACCTGCCATGACCTACCTGATCGATGCCTGGCTGGACCGCCCGCATCCCTATCTGCGCATCCTCAACCGTGAAACCGGGGAAGTCTGCGCCATGCTGGAAGAAGAAGCGCTGGATGAACTGCGCGACCAGGGCGACTTGGACCTGCAGGAACTGAGTTCCAGTGAACCCATCGTGCTCAAGGAGCTGGTGCGCAGTCTGTTCCTCTACTGTTACGCAAGGGCCTTGCGCCCCTGACCGCTGCAACTGCATCGAACCACCAGCTGAAACGCAAACGGGGCGCCCTGTTACCAGGGCGCCCCGTTTCGCTGGACAGTCATGCGGTCACGCAGGGTGCGCCGTACGCACCGAGGCGACAGTGTCTGTCCCGGACATCAGAGAATGTCGAGCAGCTCGACATCGAATACCAGCACGCTGTGAGGCGGGATGCTGCCAACGCCCTGAGCGCCGTAGGCCAGCTCGCTCGGCACGTGCAGACGCCACTTGCTGCCGGTACCCATCAGTTGCAGAGCCTCGACCCAGCCCGGAATCACACCACCGACCGGGAATTCAGCCGGCTGGCCGCGCTCGTAGGAGCTGTCGAACACGGTGCCGTCGATCAGGGTGCCGTGGTAGTGGGTACGTACCTGGTCCTCGGCGGACGGCTTGGCGCCCTCGCCGGCGACCAGCACTTCGTATTGCAGGCCGGAAGGCAGCACGGTCACGCCTTCACGCTTGGCGTTCTCGGCCAGGTAGGCACGGCCTTCGCCGGCAGCGGCTTCAGCCTTGGCAGCCGCCTCGGCCTGCATGATTTCGCGGATGACCTTGAAGCTGGCGCCCAGCTCGGCCTCGGAAACACGGCTGGCCTGGCCGGTGAAGGCGTCGGTCAGACCGGCGAGGATGGCGTTCAGGTCGACGCCGGGCGGCGGGTTGTCGCGCAACTGACCACCGAGTTGACGACCGATGCCGTAGCTGACGCGGCCCTCATCGGAGGACAGATCGGGGCTGAAGTTGAATTCGGACATGAAAGGCTCCGCTTGGGGCTATGAAAAAGGCCGGCCAGCCTAGCACAGAAGCCCGGCGCGGCGTCACGGCGCATCGAGGCGGTGCTCGGCCAGGTTTCACTTACGCAGCTACCAGGCGGCGGATATGGCGATCACCAGCCGGAGCGAAACGCGATGGGCACGCGTAGGCAGTTGTCAGTCGAGGGCATGCCGCACATCTCGTCGTGCACCGAGTGATGCACCAGAAAAAACGGAATCACCGGTATTTCCTCCAGCATGTCGCGCGCATGCTCCACCGACCGCAGGTTCAAGGTACTGCCGTGCTCGTCGAGAATCAGATGCACGCGCCCCTCCATCCGTGCCTCGAGCAGATAGAGGCCGCCTTCGAGCGAGATCAGATTGAGTTCAGCGATGCGCCCGGCCCGGGCGTGAGCGGATAGATCGTGCAGATTCATCCGGACCTTCCTCTCGCCAGAATCATACAACAAGTTGTACATCACAATTAAATGTATAATAAATGAAAAGCTCAAGCCCAGAAAGCAAAACGCCCGTCCTGTTGGGACGGGCGCTCATAAAGCAGCCAGGACTCAGTCGTGCTTGGTCAGCTTGTCCAGATAGCCCATGGCGAATGCCGAGGCCACGAAGGTCAGGTGGATAATCACGTACCACATCAAATGGTCCGTTTCGTAGTTGCGCGCGTCCATGAATACGCGCAGCAGATGGATCGAGGAAATGGCCACGATCGATGCGGCCACCTTCATCTTCAACGAACTCGAATCCATCTTGCCCAGCCAGTTGAGCTTCTCCTTGCTCTCGTCGATATCCAGCTGCGAGACGAAGTTTTCGTAGCCGGAAATCATCACCATCACCAGCAAGCCACCCACCAGCGCCATGTCGATCAGCGACAGCAGCACCAGAATCAGGTCGGACTCTGCCATGGCGAACACGTTCGGCAGGATATGAACGACTTCCTGGAAGAATTTCAGTGCCAGCGCCAGCAGACCCAGAGAAAGACCGAAGTAGATCGGCGCCAGCAGCCAGCGCGACGCGTACATGGCGTTTTCGATAAAGCGTTCCATGGAAGACTCACTGAAGGAAGGGAAGAAAATCGCGGCGAGTATACCCATCGCCCGGCATCAGCAGAAGCGGCCGGCGCATTGTGGATAACCACGGCAGCAGGTATATCCCGCGAATGCTCCGCGGCGCCTTGTTTCAGGCGTTTCGGCTGTTCCCGTCAGTGCCAGGTCAACTCTGGAAAGCATCAGAATGACTGCAGCGTTCGCCATTGAGGCGACGCAACTCGGCCTGCATGTGCAAGCGCCAGATCGGTGGCTCGCGGCATTCGACATAACCCTGCGAAATCAGGCTTTTGGCAATCGACTGAAGAACCCCTTCTGCGACAAAAGGCCCGTAGAACGGGCCTTGTGCCTTGATCGC
The sequence above is drawn from the Pseudomonas sp. Z8(2022) genome and encodes:
- a CDS encoding TIGR00645 family protein encodes the protein MERFIENAMYASRWLLAPIYFGLSLGLLALALKFFQEVVHILPNVFAMAESDLILVLLSLIDMALVGGLLVMVMISGYENFVSQLDIDESKEKLNWLGKMDSSSLKMKVAASIVAISSIHLLRVFMDARNYETDHLMWYVIIHLTFVASAFAMGYLDKLTKHD